ATTCAGGACCAGAGCAGACTGGGGCTTGTTAATTCATGTTCCTGCCCGGCACTTGAGCAGCCCGTGCACGCAGTACAATGCTGTGTATGCTGCAGGCCCCTCGAGGCCAGGCAAGCATTCATGTTGACAGATGCCTGCAGGGCTCAGAGGACACCTTTCTGCAGAATTAGAGGTGGGGATGCTGAACataagcagcagagctggaggagaggcaAGCAGCAAACCCTACCTACTGACGAGTGAACTGAGGGATCAGGAAGGTGTAGGCATTGGGCTTCCCCTCCCCACACCAGGCACACCTTGCCCCAGGGAGGGACCTTCTTTGCACTGCCAGCAGAAGAAAGTCTGTGCTCTTCCAGCTCCTACCTCGTACTCAATAGCAAGGTCTGTGTGATCGTCAATGTCCACTTTGGCCATCAGCACCTTCCCCTCCTGTTTGGCCACCATCTTCTCTAACCTGGGGCCTAAGATCTTGCAGGGGCCACACCATCTGatagagaaagaggagagaggacaTTAGAGGAGGCAAGTGCAGCAGCCACCATGCAAAAGCCAGGCTGGAAACACAAGTTCCACAAAGGAACTGGCAAagagttttgtgtgtgtggtgatGGGGATGAGTGGAAGAAGAGGTCACCACTCAGCATTCGTAGTGCTTTTGATGTTAATTTGATCACACCACAGTCTGCTCTGCCCGCCGTGGTGGTCCTcctgccccccagccctgctttgTGTCCTCGCTGGTGGGTACGTGCAGAGCTGTGACCCTGCTGTCCACAGAGCTGCCGTGCAGcccgtgctgctgctgggtgcgCGGGTAGCAGCCCACTCCAATCAGTTTCTGCCAAGCATCAGATCATAGATTTCCCCTCCATACTCATTGCAGGGTCTACAGAAATTCCCCTGTAGCTGCAAAACTCGCAGAGGTACCATGTCTGTTCGAGGAGACACCACCTATGCCAAACCAAAGTGCAACAACAGCGGACTTTGCGAGGCCCTGTACACAGAAAACACCCCCTGCATCCTCTAATGGCACCAGTTAAGATGATATGAACTTGCTCAGCTCAAGGAAAACATAAGTTAAAGTTCCAAGtgcccttttcttttaaaactgaagctcTGGTAAATTTTGTTCGTCCTCAGCCTCCCTCTGTCCCAGGTTTCAGGCTCTCAGTTACTTGTCCTCTCCTCCCCGGGTGATCCTGCTTAACATTAATTTTGGTTTGTCAGTTTGGTCTATTTACAGCAGAAGTTTTTGGGCTGTTTCATACTTTGTTTGCCCAGGATCAGCCACAACAAGCTCACATGACAGCACTGCGACACTAGGAAAAcacatgagaaaacaaagataatCAGTGTCGTTAATCCAGCAGATAACATCTAGGAGTGTTTTTACTGGCAAGAGGATGACAGTGTTTTTATCGATGACAAACGCAACTGTATTATCTGACAAACGCAGATTAGAAACAGCATCACGTGGCTGTTACTAACTCCTAAGGGCATTTACAGTCAAGAGCCCTGCCTCAGGAGCACCCAGTGTAAAAAACTGGAAGGACAAAACATGTCAGTGCAGGGATGTACCAACTGCAGTGGTCTTCCACAGCTGTTCACATCAGTTAGTGCTTTTAGGAGGATATTTAATCCATGAAGGGGACATCAGAGCTTTTTCTTGAGGTGTCTCTTGCAGGATGATGCAACACCGGGGCCAGGGTGACACCCAAGCACTACGCTGCCCTGAGGAATGCCTTCCTGGCACTTGTGGTTTATGCTCCTGCAGGGTGTAGCTACACCTACAGTGGTGCAACTCAGCAAGCGAACCCTCTATGGATTGTGCTGTAGGAGCAGAAGCACCATTTAACACCAGATGCTCAGCAGGGTGGTCAGCAGCTCCGCAGCCTGGGGAGCCCTCGGGCACACTCATATCCCTGCACTGttgggaaagcagcagggacacaCCTGCATGTGTGATGGATGGCAGAGAGAGGCACGAGAGCCATGAGGGGGAACTTACTGCGCATGGAAGTCCACCACAACGGGTTTGGGGTTGTTCACCACCCGGTCCTGGAAGTCGCTGCCATCCTGCACGTTGAAGGTGCTCCCACAGTTTGCTGAGGTGCTGAAGGCCCTCCTGTGGGGTGCCAGTGGGGCCTGTGGGGGCAGCGTCCTGGGGGTGAGGGACAGCAGCCGCCGAAGCGCCAGCCTCTGGGCCAtctgtggggagaggaggatggGGTATGCGGGGTGGGTGCACCCCACAGCCActcccactgcagcagtgcctggctcAGAGTCCCCTCTGCAGGGCAGCCCCCAAGCCAGGAGGTGTCCTGGATAGAAACATACGGGGCACTGCACGGAAGCTCTTGCTGCCGCTgtgcccagcccctgccaccctgctgcagctccagccccacagccatgGGTCCCACTTGCCATGGAATCCCCAGCTACAGACCCagcttcctctcccttctccgAGGCTGTcgtccctccccccccccaggcacAGGGTCTCCTCTTCCCTAGCCCTACAGAGCAGGGCCCTCCCGCCGCCTGTTCCCTGCCCTGGGGTCCCGCTTCCCCTGACGGCACAGGGCACGGCTCCCTCAGCCAGCGGCGGGACGGGCCCTCCCCGCCGCGCTCAGCCACCCGAACCGGAGGGGCAGGACCCCCGGGGGGCAGGACCCCGGAGCCAGGAGGGGGCGCAAGggcgggccccgccgcgccACAGGACTCCCCAGGCCCGGGCccccccgctccgctccgctccgccccgcACCTTCCCGGTCCCTGAGGTGACCCGCACACAAACAACCTTCCGCCTGCTgccccgcccgcccgcgcgCTGATTGGCAGCCGCCGCAGGAAGGCTGCGAACAACGGTACCACCGCCCTCCCAGCTGATTGGCCGCCGGCCCGAGCGCCGATCTCAGATTGGCCTCCGTGGCCGTCCTTCAAGCCCCTTCCCACCGCTCGGGCTGTGTCACGCGCGGCGAGCCGCGGGTGCTGATTGGCGGCGATGCCCTCCAATGGGCGCCGTGAGCGCGGCGCGGGACGCAGCGCGCCTCCCGCACGTGGTGGTGgccggcggcggccccggccccgaCCCGCGGCTCCGTCCCGGCCAGGGCTGTGCGCGGAACGGCGCTGCCCCTATAGGATGTCCGAGAAGGACACTGCCCTGCAACCCCCGGCCCTGGGACTAACTCCCGTCCAGGAAACACACAGCAGATCCAGGCACCGGGACCAACCTGCAGCCCCGCTCCCACGGATGACCGCAAACCAGCGGGGATTTCTGCTCCCCTGCGGCGTTTGTAACCGAGGTGCCCCATGGAAAACGAGCCGCAGCCAGCACCCCCTCCTTTTGCCAGCACTGGCAGGAGCAAGGCCAAAGGGCACTGCTTGCTCAGCAGCGCACAcaggatagatttagattagatattaggaaaaaaatcttccctgtgagggtgctgaggcgcaggcacagggtgcccagagaagctgtggctgccccatccctagcagtgttcaaggccaggttgcacggggcttggagcaacctggtctagtggaaggtgtccctgcctgtggcagggggttggaactggatgagctttaaggtcccttccaacccaaaccattctgtgactcgACCCCTGCTCATGAgggaagcaggcagcagcaaaacccTCTGGGGCTGGATCGCCAGATCCAACCCTGGGATGCAGGCACAGAGCATGCTGGAAGAGTCAGTGGGTGCCAATTTTTCACAGATTATTTTCCTAAGGGGAATCACAATTTAAGGCGACGCAAGTGCTGTGGGCGTGTACACTGCTGCCCCCTCGTGGGGATCTGAGGGTGGAAGACGAAACAGCTGGAGAACATGCATGTACCTACCTAAAACAGGGACACCCTCTATGTCAGTGCACACTGACACAGAGGGATGAACGAGTCAGGGATGAAGGAGTGAAAGGGGCTCTTTAGTGACAGCCAGTCAATCCAATTCAGTCAGACaatcctaaaataaaaaagcccacaGTACCAAGGATGTAGCAAGGAGTGGCACACCTCAGACCGCTACAGGCCACAAGAGCCAGACTGGCCTTGGAGGTGTGGCAATGGGACATAAGCTCATGGAAGGATGCTGATTAACGCACATTGAGAAGGTAATCGCGTCCCCCTTCCGGCTGCATGTGAATGTGTAAGATCTCCCAGCACCAGAAGTATTCCCACAGAGGAACAAGAACTCATTTGCCATCTTCTTCACCTCTTCTGCTCCCCAGCCTCTCTGAGCGGGACAGAAACTGGGGCTTTACAGAAACAGCAGATGAATTTGAAGGACTGGGGGAGTTTTAGGTACATGCAGGTACAGACTCTCCCACTCTGGAAGCACAAGTGTAGAGAGGAACATTCCTCTAGACGCCAAGGGGTTGGAAAACGTGCTGAGGTAAAAAGCCTGTTCCCTTTTGCCCCTCCTCCATTTCCTAGAAATCACGGGGACATCATAAGGTCAAGCTTGAAACTGCTCTTGCTCTTCAGCTCCAGTGGAAGGAGCCCATGGGGAGGTGACAGACATATGCATGTGGCTGACAGAGGGAGCAACAAATGCCGATGGCCTCCCAGTCAGTGCCAGCATGATCTCAAGGTGACAGGAAGGGGAATAAAATACCGAACGAGCATTTTAATGACATCAGTGTTCACCCAAAACTTTCTCGATGGGACATAGTGCAAACAGGAGAACTATTGGTCATGCTTTATAAAAGACAGGGGCTAATCTTTCAGGCTGCTTgaggtgggagaagaaaaactgtGAGTGGAGCTGAACCCAGTGTAAGTCTCTGTGTATCCAGCATTCCAGGCAAGCTGCTCGTCCCTCCTGGAGGGAAGGGTCCCTTGTAGTGCTCTTATGAAATGATAAAGTATCTGATCTATAGAGTCAGTAAAAACCACCCCTCTCCACTTAAGCTACACAACAGCCTTaactgaaatgcaggaaaagtACCAGGGAGTTTGTCTGGAGTGCCACTTCAGGATTCAGCATAAACCTTCAAGTATACACAGTGTACGGCACTCCAGGACCAAAGAGCCCGCAGCAGGCTGCCACAGACTGCCAGCAGGTCACCTCCGACGCGGGACATGACACTGTAAGTTACCCAGGTGATCCTGCACTCTCTTCTGTGACCCCTGGACGCTGCTGCTGGTACTGGTCCGTGAGACAAACACTAACACCATCTTCAAGCGACTCTGAACTCCGGAAGGACAACGTGGGAGCCTCAGCATTGCTGGATTTTAGCCCCTCACTTATCATTTAAAGCACGTTGGTCCTCTTTGTAACAGCAAGATCTGAGCAGGTCTTTGGCAACTCATGATCAGTGGAAGGCATGGGGATGGAGAAGGTGCACAGGGCAGGGCAGAATCCTGCTGTGGATCTCTGTTACAGTATTGTCACAACAGCACCTTTGAGTTTCAGTGTGGAGCAAGAAAGGTTAAAGCTCATCCTTGGCATTAACGAGATGCTGCAGCGGACGAACGGATATAACATGATCTCTCAGCAGCTGGTCCTGTGACCCTGTGTGGCTGTCAGGGGGTCTGTCACCCAAGAAGTCTGTGATGCTGTAATCCTGCAGCAGGCCAGCTTCTACCGCATGGCGCCGGAGCCCCTCGCTGCCCTCCAGACCTTGCATTCTCAGGTAGCCCTGCCGACAGAAGGGAGGCAGCTTCTGACGGGTGAAGGCAAACAGGAAACAGGACTCTGCGGGGGAAAGGATCAAATATCAGAGTCAGCAGAGATACCCTGCAGAGAAAAATTCCCATAAACTCTTGAGGActcattcaaaacaaaaaacagagaGGACAAGGAAAGGCGACCAGAGTTTCCCACCCGCCACCCTGCCCTGGATGGCAGAGGAGTAATCAACTTCATTGTGCAGAACTCAGGAGATGCAGGATGGGAGCTCCAGTCTGTGCTCtgagaggaaaaggagctggAT
The window above is part of the Strigops habroptila isolate Jane chromosome 3, bStrHab1.2.pri, whole genome shotgun sequence genome. Proteins encoded here:
- the TXN2 gene encoding thioredoxin, mitochondrial isoform X2, with the protein product MAQRLALRRLLSLTPRTLPPQAPLAPHRRAFSTSANCGSTFNVQDGSDFQDRVVNNPKPVVVDFHAQWCGPCKILGPRLEKMVAKQEGKVLMAKVDIDDHTDLAIEYEVSAVPTVLAMKNGDVVDKFVGIKDEDQLEAFLKKLIGA
- the TXN2 gene encoding thioredoxin, mitochondrial isoform X1; the protein is MASGTHGCGAGAAAGWQGLGTAAARASVQCPVCFYPGHLLAWGLPCRGDSEPGTAAVGVAVGCTHPAYPILLSPQMAQRLALRRLLSLTPRTLPPQAPLAPHRRAFSTSANCGSTFNVQDGSDFQDRVVNNPKPVVVDFHAQWCGPCKILGPRLEKMVAKQEGKVLMAKVDIDDHTDLAIEYEVSAVPTVLAMKNGDVVDKFVGIKDEDQLEAFLKKLIGA